One part of the Musa acuminata AAA Group cultivar baxijiao chromosome BXJ1-5, Cavendish_Baxijiao_AAA, whole genome shotgun sequence genome encodes these proteins:
- the LOC135675081 gene encoding cation/H(+) antiporter 19-like yields the protein MVVAGTTCPEPMGATSNGSWQGDNPLDSALPLAILQICLVIALTRFLAFVLHPLRQPRVVAEIIGGVLLGPSAIGRSERFLKTVFPKQSLTVLDTLASVGLIFFLFLVGMELDLRAIRRTGQRALAIAIAGISLPFVMGIGTSVVLRHTVAKGVPEAPFLVFMGVALSITAFPVLARILAELKLLTTDLGRIAMSAAAVNDIAAWILLALAIALSGSGSPLVSLWVLLSGVGFVAFVAIFVRPVLDWMARRSPEGEPVNEMFICATLATVLAAGFVTDTIGIHALFGAFIVGVVVPKDGPFAGVLIEKIEDLISGLFLPLYFVSSGLKTNVATISGGESWALLALVICTACLGKICGTVIVSLLVKVPAREAIALGFLMNTKGLVELIVLNIGKDRKVLNDETFAILVLMALVTTFLTTPIVMAIYKPARRSAPYKHRTIQRNDTDSELRVLACFHGSRNIPTMINLIESSRGIRRRGITVYAMHLMELSERSSAIFMVHKARLNGLPFWNRKGDSDNGADHLVIAFQAYQQLSNVSVRPMIAISDLETMHEDIITSADQKRAAFILLPFHKLQQIDGSMESTGHAYRLINRRVLRRAPCSVGVLVDRGLGGTAQVVASEVSYTVATLFFGGRDDREALAYSARMAEHPGIQLIVVRFIPPQTGNWFLERSRGGGGSVTIIVDANEISADDACITEFRDKVLASNESIRYDDKVMGSRVEIIAAIKSIGRCNLFLVGQAPPIMVLSEKADSPELGPVGSYLASSEFSTTTSVLVIKQHDPTADPPDPEDDGTEIYDEPDTPTTDLSRH from the exons ATGGTGGTGGCCGGGACGACGTGTCCGGAGCCGATGGGGGCCACGTCGAACGGGTCGTGGCAGGGCGACAACCCGCTGGACTCCGCGCTGCCGCTCGCCATCCTCCAGATCTGCCTGGTGATCGCCCTCACCAGGTTCCTGGCCTTCGTCCTCCACCCTCTCCGTCAGCCGCGTGTTGTCGCGGAGATCATC GGAGGTGTTTTGCTGGGCCCGTCGGCGATAGGCCGCAGCGAGCGGTTCCTCAAAACGGTGTTCCCGAAGCAGAGCTTGACGGTGCTCGACACGCTCGCCAGCGTCGggctcatcttcttcctcttcctggtGGGGATGGAGCTTGACCTCCGCGCCATCCGCCGCACGGGACAGCGCGCCCTGGCCATCGCCATCGCCGGCATCTCCCTTCCCTTCGTCATGGGCATCGGCACCTCCGTCGTCCTCCGCCACACCGTCGCCAAGGGCGTCCCCGAGGCCCCCTTCCTCGTCTTCATGGGCGTCGCCCTCTCCATCACCGCCTTCCCCGTCCTCGCCCGCATCCTCGCGGAGCTTAAGCTCCTCACCACCGACCTCGGCCGGATAGCCATGTCTGCCGCCGCCGTTAACGACATTGCCGCCTGGATCCTCCTCGCCCTTGCCATCGCCCTTTCTGGCTCCGGCTCACCCCTTGTCTCCCTCTGGGTCCTCCTCAGTGGCGTCGGCTTCGTCGCCTTCGTTGCCATATTCGTCCGCCCCGTCCTCGACTGGATGGCCCGCCGCTCCCCGGAGGGCGAGCCCGTCAATGAGATGTTCATCTGCGCCACCCTCGCTACCGTCCTCGCCGCAGGCTTCGTCACCGATACCATTGGCATCCACGCACTTTTCGGCGCTTTCATCGTTGGCGTCGTCGTGCCCAAGGACGGGCCCTTCGCCGGGGTCCTCATCGAGAAGATCGAGGACCTCATCTCGGGGCTCTTCCTCCCGCTCTACTTCGTCTCCAGTGGCCTCAAGACGAACGTGGCCACAATCAGCGGCGGTGAGTCCTGGGCTCTCCTTGCCCTCGTCATTTGCACCGCATGCCTCGGCAAGATCTGTGGCACCGTCATCGTCTCGCTTCTTGTCAAGGTCCCGGCACGGGAGGCCATCGCGCTGGGCTTCCTCATGAACACCAAAGGGCTCGTCGAGCTCATTGTTCTCAACATCGGCAAGGACCGCAAG GTGCTCAACGACGAAACGTTCGCCATCCTGGTGCTCATGGCTCTCGTCACCACCTTCCTCACTACGCCCATAGTGATGGCCATATACAAGCCCGCGCGGCGGTCCGCGCCCTACAAGCACCGCACCATTCAGCGCAATGACACCGACAGCGAACTCCGCGTGCTGGCCTGCTTCCACGGCAGCCGGAACATCCCCACCATGATCAACCTGATCGAGTCCTCTCGTGGCATCCGGCGACGCGGCATCACTGTCTACGCCATGCACCTCATGGAGCTGTCGGAGCGGTCCTCCGCCATCTTCATGGTCCACAAGGCCCGCCTGAATGGCCTTCCCTTCTGGAACAGGAAGGGGGACTCCGATAACGGCGCAGACCATCTCGTGATCGCCTTCCAGGCCTACCAGCAGCTCAGCAACGTCTCCGTCCGCCCGATGATCGCCATTTCCGACCTCGAAACCATGCACGAGGACATCATAACCAGCGCCGATCAGAAGCGAGCTGCATTCATCCTCCTTCCTTTCCACAAGCTCCAGCAGATCGATGGCTCCATGGAGTCGACAGGCCACGCCTATCGTCTCATCAACCGGCGCGTCCTCCGCCGTGCCCCGTGCTCCGTCGGAGTCCTCGTGGACCGCGGACTAGGTGGCACGGCGCAGGTTGTGGCCAGCGAAGTGTCCTATACCGTGGCGACCCTCTTCTTCGGCGGAAGGGATGACCGGGAGGCCCTCGCCTACTCGGCTCGCATGGCGGAGCACCCAGGAATCCAGCTCATCGTGGTACGGTTCATTCCTCCTCAAACAGGCAACTGGTTTCTCGAGAGGAGCCGCGGCGGAGGAGGAAGCGTGACCATAATCGTAGATGCCAACGAGATCTCCGCCGACGATGCCTGCATCACCGAGTTCCGGGACAAGGTGTTAGCGTCCAACGAATCCATCAGGTACGACGACAAGGTGATGGGAAGCAGGGTAGAGATCATCGCCGCCATCAAGTCAATCGGGCGGTGTAATCTCTTCCTGGTGGGTCAGGCGCCTCCTATCATGGTCCTCTCTGAGAAGGCCGACAGCCCCGAGTTGGGGCCCGTGGGAAGCTATCTGGCATCGTCCGAGTTCTCGACGACAACGTCGGTGTTGGTGATCAAGCAGCACGATCCGACGGCAGACCCACCCGACCCGGAGGACGACGGGACGGAGATCTATGACGAGCCCGATACACCCACAACTGACCTCTCTCGCCATTAG